The window TCGCACCCGCTGAGGGGAGGCGGCAGTCAGCGCTCTCTTCATACCacgaaagctgctgctgctgctgctgctaagtcgcttcagtcgtgtccgactctgtgcgaccccatagacggccgcccactaggctcccccgtccctgggattctccaggcaagaacactggagtgggttgccatttccttctccagtgcatgcaagtgaaaagtgaaagtgaagtcgctcagtcctgtccgactcttagcgaccccatggactgcagcccaccaggctcctccagccatgggattttccaggcgagagtactggagtggggtgccattgcactGGAGTCCATCTGTGCCCACGCCCGGCCGGCTGCCGTGGGGCTGAGAAGCCCTGTCTCACTGCCCAGGAAATCCCTGGCCTGTCCCCGCCGCCCGCCGTCCGGAGGCATGGCCAGGCCTCTTCGGTCCTTCCCCCTGGGCCTCGACTCGCAGATCCTCCTCCTGGTTTAGCGTTGCCTTTCACTCTGGATTCCTTTCCCCTTTGCCTCTGTTGGTTCTTGACCGTGGTTCTCTCGCAGGAGATCCGGCGCCTTGACCTGAGGGGTGTGGTCCTCCCGTGGGAACCGGCTCCAGACGCGCCCTCCTAGCAGCCCGGGAAGATGCGGCAGCTcaaggggaagcccaagaaggagACGTCCCGCGACAAGAAGGAGCGGAAGCAAGCCATGCAGGAGGCGCGGCGGCAGATCACCACCGTGGTGCTGCCCACGCTGGCCGTGGTGGTGCTGCTCATCGTGGTGTTCGTGTACGTGGCCACGCGCCCGGCCAGCGCCGAGTGAGGGCGCAGACGAGCGGCTCCCGTGCGCAGGGCCTCCTGAGCTCCAAGCAGGGGCCCCCTGTCTTCTCTGGTCTGTGACTTGATTAAAGTTTCTCCACTTTTCTCGGGAAGGGAATAGGGAACGTTTTATCACTGAATGTGCCATACACCTTATGGTCCACTTCATGTGCCTTTCAGACtaaagccgtgtgtgtgtgtgtgtgtgtgtgtgtgtatgtgtgtgtgtgtgtgtgtgtggtgtgtgtgtgtgtgtttctctcctcTAATCGATATGTCGACAGCTTCACCTGGTGAGAGGAGGAATCTCTGGGTCACGGATCAGTTGGGATCAGTGCTTCTTACCCCATCCCTGTTGCTTTGAACATGACTCTTTGCTACATGTGTTCACGATTTCCGAAGGGACTGTAATTCTTCTCTGTGCTTCATGTGATTTGAAATATATGTCGAttcaaaagtgaaatatttattttttgaataaaggAGATAATAGCCTTAAATTGGACATCTGTCTTGTTTTGCCAGGAGGTGGTCTTTGCTCTTCAGGGACCACAAGAAGGTGTTGTCTGTCTGTGGGGGTCTTCCCTCTGGCTGGGCAGTGTCCCTCTGGCCCCCAGTCCCCGGGGCTTTGTCCACCTTGCCCTTCATTCCCCACTGTGAATCACTCTCAATAAAATCATGCTATTTGACTGGCTCGTTTTAAGATTGAGAGAATCTCGAGAGGGCCAGAAAGGAGGCATTAATCGGTCTGTTACAGCGAACTAGGAGTTGTCCACAAGCGCTTTAGACACCGGCGAGCAAAGAGCACCACAGACTGGACTTGGAGGTCCAGCTCAGGCTTTGTTCTGTCCTGCAGAGGGGCTGGCAGGCACAGTCCAGCTGAGTTTTGGGTGCAGGCTGGATGGGCTGCTTCGTTGTATTCCGCGGGCATCGTCTGCTGCCCTGCCTGCTGGATGCAGCGGGCCCCTTTCTAAAGTCAGATGCCTGGCAGCTGTTCCAAGGGTGTCTGTTCCATGATCACTGCTGACTGGGGGAGGTTTGTGGGGAGAGGAGCACTTGTTTAATCTCGCGGGCTGCGTGACTCACTCCGACTGTGAAGGCGTGTTCTGGGGACATGCAGCCCCTTGGAGTGAGTCTCTCAGAAGACGAAGTAGCTGCTGGAAGGAGGGGCTCCAGCTGAAGCTCTGTGTGCCTCTGAGGGAGACATGTGTCATGGCCCTGGAAAAAGATTTGCTCAAGTTTTTATCAAGTGTAGAGGCTGGTTCTCAAAGGAGCTTGTTGGTCTGGGGATGCCTGGAGGCAATCGCCCCCAGGACACTCACTGGGGCAGGAGTCAGGGGCAGGGCCTAGGCCAGGGCATGCCAGGCTCTTAAAAAACACTAATTTCGTCCTCTCTACTCTTCCAGCCTAAAGCAAGCTTTCCTGCCCAAAACATGTGGACAGTCTTAGACACCGTCTTTGGACCAACAGGCTGTTGTGATTCAGCTTTATCCACCGAGTGTCTGATACCTGCTCAATCTCTCACCCTCATGGTGATGAAGAGAAAAGCCTGTTCCACAGGCTCCTCATGAAAGCGTCTTAGTGCTCGTGCTTAGGACATTCTAGGGGTGATATGAGAAGAGTGTGAGGCTTCAGCAGCAAGGACTGagtcctcccccaaccccttaCTAGCCAGGTTACCTCGGTCGTCCATGATGTGAGCTGCAGCTGCCCGCTGCATCAGGCAAGGTCATGTTACTACTGATGCAGAGGGTGTTGGGGGGATGCATGGCACTGGGCCTCggacagtagatgctcaataaacagccctttccttccttcttgtcAGTGTGCTCAAACCCCATGGCGTGCCTGGAGGCCGGCCTCCTGGGCACCGTGCGTCACCCTGGCAACAGAGCCTCCGGGTGCCTCTGGCTCTTCTGTTCTCCCACTGCTTCCCTCTTTACTGTCCGCCCGGAGGCCTGGTGGACTGGTCCTGGGTTCTCAGTGGAGGCACTTACCAGGCGGGCTTGGTGAATGGACCGTTACCAGCAGTGGGCTGGGAATGGACTCCTGGAAGTGAACACAGCTCTGATGTGAGCCCCCTCCTGGCAGGAACGAAACGCCAATTTACATGGAACCGAACAGATCTCAGGGTAAATGGTACTCTACTGTGGAGGCACTGGGTAATGATTTGAGACACAGCTTCTAAATTATGCCCAGTTATTCAACAGCTTCAAAGCCAAGTTGAATGGTTTATTAGGAGTTTCACAGAAAGTTGTGCTGTGGTTCTTCAGCAGGATCTGGGGGCTCTTGGTTTTCGGAATCCTCATTTCTGAGCGTAAGGTTTCTCAAAAAGCAAATTCCAAAAGAGGAATCAGATTAGAAACAGGAATAGAGGCCattgttagggacttccctgatggtccagtggttaagactccttgcttccagtgcagggccttggatttgatccctttttggggaactaagatcctgcataccacgtggtgcagccaaaataaacccCCAAAACCATTGTCATTGGTTTGAAAGGTGTTACTTGACGTGTTTTTAAGAAAGTTGTACCAAGATGTGTCTGTGTATCTGCTGGTTCTAAAGTCACCCCTTTAATTCCTGCTCGGTTGGTTCAAAGAGCAGCACATGCCGTCTTCCCTCCTGCATCCTtcatgagccaccaggaaggaaaCAGGAGGCTAgactcatctgtaagatggataTGGTTTTTAACACCTGCTTCAGGGTTGTTTAGGACAGTGAAAGAGATGATTGTTGTCCTCCTTTCCCCGAAAGGATCTTAACATCATTATTTACTTgctagaggcagagaaagaaggaCATCTCTTGAAATTATGGCTCTTAGATTTCATTTTGGAAGTCTGCCATCACATACACGCGTGtggatgtatgtgtatgtgtgtgtatacatggatATGTTTATCTTTTATAGCTCCATATTAAAAATGCCCCCAATGCCTAGTCACCTGAAGATgtctgttttgcttcttttttttttttagattttttgatgcggaccattttgaaagtctgtattgaatttgttacaatattgcttctgttttttgtgcTTTGGGCATTTTGGCTGTGAGGCCTGTGGGGTCTCAGCTCTccgaccagagatcgaacccgcccccaccccctcgtgcactggaaggcagagtcaCAACctctggacttccagggaagtctctatctGCTTTactttgaatacttttttttttttaggaaccaAGTTTAATTCTATGTTCTCTTGAGTATTTGCCACAGACTtgcttaaacattaaaaatgagataCAGCATCTTTGGATCAAGGAAATAGATGAGTAGCTTCCTCCCGATCCTTCCAGAATATCTGTACTAGGATTGCGTAGGCGCTTGCACGTACTCTGAAAGTCCTGTCCCTCCTGCCCCGTGCTTCAAAGACCAGGGAAGCACAGTTGTGAGCCTGTGTCCTGCCTCACCCACTCTGTTAGGCCTCTTTGTGTCTTGCAGTAGCCAGGCTATCCTCTGTTGTTCTGAGTATTTGCTCATTACTCTACAAGGCAAATGTTTCTGACTTCAGTGTATTCCAGCTGGGTCATCCGTATTATCTCCCCACCTGCCAGGTCTGTGGAAAGGAGTCAGTCTTTTCAAAAAGCTTTTAATCTCTTGAGCTGTTGAGTAATAACTGCAGGAAGGTAGACCAGAGGGAACTTTGGGTGCTCAGTGATGCCATGGTTAAGGGTCTATGCTTCCTTTGTTCACTTCCCCATCGTATAGAAGGCTGTCTGTCTTTGAACCCTCCCAGGAAGGAAACTTCTCCAGCCTGTGACTGTTCCTTTTCTGATTGGAACAAAGCACAGCTAGCTACATGGATCACAGCCACTCTTTCAGAGAGCACAGTGAGCTTTTTGGGATTAGGCCCAACTCCCAAGGCATCACCTTCTTTGGACTGGAACAAATTAA is drawn from Ovis aries strain OAR_USU_Benz2616 breed Rambouillet chromosome 21, ARS-UI_Ramb_v3.0, whole genome shotgun sequence and contains these coding sequences:
- the SMCO4 gene encoding single-pass membrane and coiled-coil domain-containing protein 4 is translated as MRQLKGKPKKETSRDKKERKQAMQEARRQITTVVLPTLAVVVLLIVVFVYVATRPASAE